One part of the Streptomyces lydicus genome encodes these proteins:
- a CDS encoding toxin glutamine deamidase domain-containing protein — protein MSLMLPDWLEWVLEMLGYDWPTGDEDKMNESAAKWREFANAVEQLQSEGVTAAGNVLSANSGESIEGFSKTWEKFSGNGSGYLDDARTAAELIAFAMDAGSVIIIGMKAAVIAQLAILAAEIIAAQAAAPFTLGLSEIGAAGATQATRLIVRRILKEAREALVEAIVETVKEPAVSALEAMISDAIAQGMNMNFGAQQGFDVGRSLKTGADAGIDAAKNSGQTFTEALRDGAGGRAGHHARGGLDHAAGHGGNEHGGGGGDGEHDGGGGGDGGGEHGSGGDGGGSSGESSTGSGSRSGSDSGSGSGSDSGSGSGSGSGSGSGSDSGSSSGSGSGSGSGSNSGSGSGSGSGSGSGTGSGSGPNGGSGHGSDSGSGPGTGTGTNGGPDHSPGNGPDSGPPNGTSTATNSDPGNTPSTTTDSSTPPGQDSNRSVPQAQPLPPPDQRSAFDEGYTGGNSHNPYGGSPTPDSAGTHPTTDTTPDAARPDHGPTGTQTAPAPSPHPDAAPPPDASHTPGPTPDSAPPHTSGPSPDAGPTPDAGPSPDAGRAPDHSPSDQPTAATHPSSNGNGNGSGDSNSNSNSNSNSNSANGDNSGDNSGGGTGSGRPAAPHVSVPSQGAPGPHSPSSGPPVGQRDPAPGNPMPHVRDDDTTVTTQSADTMTAPPPTQHPPTDPGAPTHPTPQQAPQNGPQNPGPVMGAPTTMPPQGGPATPGATPPRGGGTPPPSGSPSTPPHRRPDGSQPIHDVTQQRRPDRPAYDPRLDGPRRPDGTRPDTTRPDTPRPDPTRADPRRPQPEAPRSSNPSGRPTPTDHANDTNNPHHTDSSNSSDSSENSAHSENSDHSQHGAPSEHGDQGEPTPASDTRNRERPGGLDGPTDEHQQHVENAIPKDDNGQPQRHPDPETGHWINTINHPGPDAPGRNNNCVDAALATADTYAGHPTAAAHRTPDTHPDGTPSDRGENNGRDRIENTLGTRFNDYGNGPDAFHRLENDLHNAGHGSQAVIITQDHNGRAHAWNVVNHHGNLTYIDAQTGQHSNTPLHDGTNGVHAIPLNPNRQPLPTHTGNDHHTGPGADPHTDRRPAAEPAGAGEKRKHPGEASDIERDDQRHPVHGEQPGTLHDGLPPDDAQDRLRANEQTPVHQIQHDVLDRQMRDWANDGSLARVLQIAAGDGPDPDAPLRLNADQLAHHLDGFNDLNRGERMAVVASLGRLSHTFHKEYGVHSNPVSSGKDSVGADLHERAAANKMKSLLRNIDNPGPNVDKHGPDLTGRNFAVIEVEGPNGTEYVVDSSHPKQGDESAKHSEKNLGTWLKEANRISGNKYRLAGLYTEREPCGDKKGALGKHNCSDYLIKMAKEQGGGQQVPVYYSTAYRTDADVVQERNRIRQEEMKQAREELDVRKLPKDRLREIDEDVRERVPDSPAMIEQDRQFEERVDRVRNLWNIIATQV, from the coding sequence ATGTCGCTCATGCTGCCGGACTGGCTGGAGTGGGTCCTCGAAATGCTCGGCTACGACTGGCCGACGGGCGACGAGGACAAGATGAACGAGTCCGCCGCCAAGTGGCGGGAGTTCGCCAACGCCGTCGAGCAGCTGCAGTCGGAGGGCGTCACCGCCGCCGGAAACGTCCTGTCGGCCAACTCCGGCGAGAGCATCGAGGGCTTCAGCAAGACCTGGGAGAAGTTCTCCGGCAACGGTTCCGGCTACCTCGACGACGCCCGTACGGCCGCCGAGCTGATCGCCTTCGCGATGGACGCGGGCTCGGTGATCATCATCGGCATGAAAGCCGCGGTGATCGCCCAACTGGCGATCCTCGCCGCGGAGATCATCGCGGCCCAGGCGGCGGCACCCTTCACCCTCGGCCTGTCCGAAATCGGCGCCGCGGGCGCCACGCAGGCGACCCGGCTGATCGTGCGCCGGATCCTGAAGGAGGCGCGCGAGGCGCTGGTCGAGGCAATCGTCGAGACGGTCAAGGAGCCCGCCGTCTCCGCGCTGGAGGCCATGATCTCCGACGCCATCGCCCAGGGCATGAACATGAACTTCGGGGCCCAGCAAGGCTTCGACGTCGGCCGCAGCCTCAAGACCGGCGCGGACGCGGGCATCGACGCGGCCAAGAACTCCGGCCAGACCTTCACGGAGGCACTGCGCGACGGCGCGGGCGGCAGGGCGGGCCACCACGCCCGCGGCGGCCTGGACCACGCCGCCGGACACGGCGGGAACGAACACGGCGGCGGGGGCGGTGATGGGGAGCACGATGGCGGGGGCGGTGGGGACGGAGGCGGAGAGCACGGCAGCGGTGGGGACGGCGGGGGCTCGTCGGGCGAGTCCAGTACCGGGTCGGGGTCGAGGTCGGGGTCGGACTCCGGGTCCGGGTCAGGGTCGGATTCCGGGTCGGGATCGGGTTCGGGGTCGGGTTCGGGGTCGGGTTCGGACTCCGGGTCCAGTTCGGGTTCGGGGTCGGGGTCCGGGTCGGGGTCAAATTCCGGCTCGGGTTCCGGGTCCGGTTCGGGTTCCGGGAGCGGTACGGGTTCCGGGAGCGGGCCGAACGGCGGGTCGGGACACGGCTCCGACAGCGGCTCCGGCCCCGGGACCGGGACCGGGACCAATGGCGGGCCGGACCACAGCCCCGGCAACGGTCCCGACTCCGGCCCCCCGAACGGAACATCAACCGCTACGAACAGCGACCCGGGCAACACCCCGTCGACCACCACCGACAGCTCCACGCCCCCCGGCCAGGACAGCAACCGGAGCGTCCCACAGGCCCAGCCCCTGCCACCCCCGGACCAGCGCAGCGCCTTCGACGAGGGCTACACGGGCGGCAACAGCCACAACCCGTACGGGGGTTCCCCCACACCGGACTCAGCGGGAACCCACCCCACCACCGACACCACGCCGGACGCGGCCCGCCCGGACCACGGCCCCACCGGCACCCAAACGGCGCCGGCCCCGTCCCCACACCCGGACGCGGCCCCGCCCCCCGATGCGTCCCACACCCCGGGTCCGACACCCGACTCAGCACCGCCCCACACCTCAGGCCCCTCTCCCGACGCGGGGCCCACCCCCGACGCGGGACCGTCCCCGGACGCGGGCCGTGCCCCGGACCACTCGCCCTCCGACCAGCCCACCGCTGCCACCCACCCGTCCAGCAACGGCAACGGCAACGGCTCCGGCGACAGCAACAGCAACAGCAACAGCAACAGCAACAGCAACAGCGCCAACGGTGACAACTCCGGCGACAACTCCGGTGGTGGCACCGGCTCCGGCCGGCCGGCCGCGCCGCATGTGAGCGTGCCCTCCCAGGGCGCCCCCGGCCCGCACTCCCCCTCATCCGGCCCACCCGTCGGCCAGCGCGACCCGGCCCCCGGAAACCCGATGCCGCACGTCCGGGACGACGACACCACCGTCACCACGCAGTCCGCCGACACCATGACCGCGCCACCGCCCACCCAGCACCCGCCGACGGACCCCGGCGCCCCCACCCACCCAACGCCCCAACAGGCGCCGCAGAACGGCCCGCAGAACCCCGGCCCGGTGATGGGTGCACCCACCACGATGCCTCCCCAGGGCGGTCCCGCCACGCCGGGTGCCACCCCGCCCCGGGGCGGCGGCACCCCGCCGCCCTCCGGGAGCCCGTCCACCCCGCCCCACCGCCGTCCGGACGGTTCCCAGCCGATCCATGACGTCACCCAGCAGCGCCGCCCGGACCGTCCGGCCTACGATCCCCGGCTCGACGGGCCACGCCGCCCGGACGGCACCCGCCCCGACACGACGCGCCCGGACACCCCCCGCCCCGACCCCACCCGTGCGGACCCGCGCCGGCCGCAGCCCGAAGCCCCCCGCAGCTCAAACCCCAGCGGCCGCCCGACCCCCACCGACCACGCGAACGACACCAACAACCCGCACCACACGGACAGCTCGAACAGCTCGGACAGCTCCGAAAACTCCGCCCACTCCGAGAACTCCGACCACTCCCAGCACGGCGCCCCCTCCGAGCACGGCGACCAAGGCGAGCCCACCCCCGCCTCCGACACCCGCAACCGCGAACGCCCCGGCGGACTCGACGGCCCCACCGACGAACACCAACAACACGTCGAAAACGCCATCCCCAAGGACGACAACGGCCAACCCCAACGCCACCCCGACCCCGAGACCGGCCACTGGATCAACACCATCAACCACCCCGGCCCCGACGCCCCCGGCCGCAACAACAACTGCGTCGACGCCGCCCTCGCCACCGCCGACACCTACGCCGGCCACCCCACCGCCGCCGCCCACCGCACCCCCGACACCCACCCCGACGGCACCCCCTCCGACCGCGGCGAAAACAACGGCCGCGACCGCATCGAAAACACCCTCGGCACCCGCTTCAACGACTACGGCAACGGACCCGACGCCTTCCACCGCCTCGAAAACGACCTCCACAACGCCGGCCACGGCTCACAAGCCGTCATCATCACCCAAGACCACAACGGCCGCGCCCACGCCTGGAACGTCGTCAACCACCACGGCAACCTCACCTACATCGACGCCCAAACCGGCCAACACAGCAACACCCCCCTCCACGACGGCACCAACGGCGTCCACGCCATCCCCCTCAACCCCAACCGCCAACCCCTCCCCACCCACACCGGCAACGACCACCACACCGGCCCGGGCGCCGACCCGCACACCGACCGCCGCCCGGCCGCCGAACCCGCCGGCGCCGGGGAGAAGCGCAAACACCCCGGCGAGGCGTCCGACATCGAGCGCGACGACCAGCGCCACCCGGTGCACGGGGAGCAGCCCGGCACCCTGCACGACGGCCTTCCGCCGGACGACGCCCAGGACCGCCTCCGGGCCAACGAGCAGACCCCGGTGCACCAGATCCAGCACGACGTGCTGGACCGTCAGATGCGGGACTGGGCCAACGACGGCAGCCTCGCCCGCGTCCTGCAGATCGCCGCCGGGGACGGCCCGGACCCGGACGCGCCGCTGCGGCTCAACGCCGACCAACTGGCGCACCACCTCGACGGGTTCAACGACCTCAACCGCGGTGAGCGGATGGCCGTGGTCGCGTCGCTCGGCCGGCTCAGCCACACCTTCCACAAGGAGTACGGGGTCCATTCGAACCCGGTGAGCAGCGGGAAGGATTCGGTCGGCGCGGACCTGCACGAGCGGGCCGCCGCCAACAAGATGAAATCCTTGCTCCGCAATATCGATAACCCTGGCCCCAATGTGGACAAGCACGGCCCGGACCTGACCGGTCGCAATTTCGCGGTCATCGAGGTCGAGGGACCCAACGGCACCGAATACGTCGTCGATTCCTCGCACCCCAAGCAAGGCGATGAGTCGGCGAAACACTCGGAGAAAAACCTCGGCACCTGGTTGAAGGAAGCCAACAGAATCTCTGGAAACAAGTACCGGCTCGCCGGGCTCTATACGGAACGCGAGCCCTGCGGTGACAAAAAGGGCGCACTCGGAAAGCACAACTGCTCCGACTACTTGATCAAGATGGCGAAGGAGCAGGGCGGCGGACAGCAGGTCCCGGTCTACTACAGCACGGCGTACCGCACGGACGCGGACGTGGTGCAGGAGCGGAACAGGATTCGCCAGGAGGAAATGAAGCAGGCCCGCGAGGAACTCGACGTGCGGAAACTCCCGAAGGACCGACTCCGGGAAATCGACGAGGACGTGCGCGAGCGCGTCCCGGATTCACCGGCGATGATCGAGCAGGACCGGCAGTTCGAAGAACGGGTCGACCGGGTAAGGAATTTGTGGAACATCATTGCCACCCAGGTGTAG
- a CDS encoding WXG100 family type VII secretion target: protein MAGDGLQADIPSLKAGGKDFTGVGERYQSAVEKLKNALTGLEGQDTPPWGDDDIGEKFGVVYEGLRDGMYESMGHLAAKLQEIGGALNTMADNHQADEDFNESLMKQHVANAEAQSQLISGFKAPRT, encoded by the coding sequence ATGGCCGGAGACGGGCTGCAGGCGGACATTCCGTCGCTGAAAGCCGGGGGCAAGGACTTCACCGGGGTCGGGGAGCGGTACCAGTCCGCGGTCGAGAAGCTCAAGAACGCGCTGACCGGCCTGGAGGGCCAGGACACCCCACCGTGGGGCGATGACGACATCGGCGAGAAGTTCGGCGTGGTCTACGAGGGCCTGCGCGACGGGATGTACGAGTCGATGGGGCATCTGGCCGCCAAGCTCCAGGAGATCGGCGGAGCCCTGAACACCATGGCCGACAACCACCAGGCCGACGAGGACTTCAACGAGTCCCTGATGAAGCAGCACGTCGCCAACGCCGAGGCACAGAGCCAGCTGATCAGCGGCTTCAAGGCGCCCCGCACCTGA
- a CDS encoding PucR family transcriptional regulator, with translation MTSPPSTPAAPRATPPPSTPPVPLAELLARTDLGLRQIAGPREGVAIHWVHTSEMADPVPYLLGGEMLLTAGMHLAEVTGGAPALESYLDGYAARTVAAGAAALGFGIAPVHDTVPAALVAACDRHGLPLVEVPAGTPFTAVESAVWQAVTEARHRELTRLSEAQRALAAAAARPDPAAAVLRALARHVRGWTALLAADGTEHGSSGPRPVDAVRAAAGRLAQVVGGDGGGAGTRDGAGGPSSATDALPGAQLSAYALTGRGPGRQALALVVAADPHDPPAHTIAGVAAVLLSLITGPAGDRGPAATGHAAALVRLLVGARPAEVAPLLGAPVWTVVHAERRRETAGSAASLATALGTALDTPLIAPTLTAEGTTAGVGTSSAGVGTPSAGAGASTIGAGASLPAPVLRALVPGDLEITAQPGWTLGVSAPVPVEELPAADRHAATALRRALAQRAPLVRHRAPGPHGIASLVAADDARQHARALLAPLADSPPLLDTLHNWLSLHGSWDRTATSLGIHRNTVRQRISRIATLLDTDLDDADVRMELWFALRSLDRDATARR, from the coding sequence TCGCGCGGACGGACCTGGGCCTGCGGCAGATAGCCGGGCCCCGGGAGGGCGTCGCGATCCACTGGGTGCACACCTCCGAGATGGCCGATCCGGTGCCGTACCTCCTGGGCGGCGAGATGCTGCTGACGGCGGGGATGCACCTGGCGGAGGTGACCGGGGGCGCCCCGGCGCTGGAGTCCTATCTGGACGGCTATGCCGCCCGCACCGTCGCGGCGGGCGCCGCCGCGCTCGGGTTCGGCATCGCCCCGGTCCACGACACGGTCCCCGCCGCGCTGGTGGCCGCCTGCGACCGCCACGGCCTGCCACTGGTCGAGGTGCCGGCGGGGACCCCGTTCACGGCGGTGGAGAGCGCCGTGTGGCAGGCCGTGACGGAGGCCCGCCACCGGGAGCTGACCCGGCTCAGCGAGGCGCAGCGCGCGCTGGCCGCGGCCGCCGCCCGGCCCGACCCGGCCGCGGCGGTCCTGCGCGCCCTGGCCCGCCATGTGCGGGGCTGGACCGCGCTGCTCGCCGCGGACGGCACGGAACACGGCTCGTCCGGTCCGCGCCCCGTCGACGCGGTACGGGCGGCGGCCGGCCGGCTCGCGCAGGTCGTCGGCGGCGACGGGGGCGGGGCCGGCACACGTGACGGCGCGGGCGGCCCGTCCTCCGCCACCGACGCACTGCCCGGTGCCCAGCTGTCCGCCTACGCGCTGACCGGGCGCGGCCCGGGCCGGCAGGCGCTCGCACTGGTGGTCGCGGCGGACCCGCACGACCCGCCCGCGCACACCATCGCGGGAGTGGCCGCCGTACTCCTGTCGCTGATCACCGGGCCCGCCGGCGACCGCGGACCGGCCGCGACCGGACACGCGGCGGCCCTGGTCCGGCTGCTCGTCGGCGCCCGCCCCGCCGAGGTCGCCCCGCTCCTCGGCGCGCCTGTCTGGACCGTCGTCCACGCCGAGCGCCGCCGGGAGACGGCCGGTTCGGCGGCCTCCCTGGCCACCGCCCTCGGCACCGCCCTCGACACCCCACTGATCGCACCGACGCTGACTGCCGAAGGGACTACGGCGGGGGTCGGGACGTCTTCGGCGGGGGTCGGGACGCCTTCGGCCGGGGCCGGGGCGTCGACGATCGGTGCCGGGGCGTCGCTCCCTGCTCCCGTCCTCCGCGCGCTGGTGCCGGGCGACCTTGAGATCACCGCGCAGCCCGGCTGGACGCTCGGGGTCAGCGCACCCGTGCCCGTCGAGGAACTGCCGGCCGCCGACCGGCACGCGGCCACCGCCCTGCGGCGCGCCCTGGCCCAGCGCGCCCCCCTCGTACGCCATCGCGCCCCCGGCCCGCACGGCATCGCCTCGCTGGTCGCCGCCGACGACGCCCGGCAGCACGCCCGGGCCCTGCTCGCCCCGCTGGCCGACTCCCCGCCCCTCCTCGACACCCTGCACAACTGGCTCTCGTTGCACGGAAGTTGGGACCGCACGGCAACCTCCCTGGGCATCCACCGCAACACCGTGCGCCAGCGCATCAGCCGTATCGCCACCCTCCTCGACACCGACCTGGACGACGCCGATGTCCGTATGGAGCTGTGGTTCGCCCTGCGCTCCCTGGACCGGGACGCCACGGCCCGTCGGTGA